From one Lycium barbarum isolate Lr01 chromosome 6, ASM1917538v2, whole genome shotgun sequence genomic stretch:
- the LOC132600478 gene encoding protein SOSEKI 3 isoform X1: protein MDGRMKKYRQLSPDRAKVWTEKSPKYQQQQPRLTNGKVPVVYYLSRNRQLEHPHFIEVPLSSSDGIYLRDVIERLNVLRGRGMASLYSWSCKRSYKNGFVWHDLCEDDLILPAHGNEYVLKGSELFDESDAGRFSPAANVRLSNQKLLPEPQSSRSQDDTSSSSSMNEKGIKNSQDDESPPPVQQSGSSAVSPQSSSADKSSSWNGSLSLTEYKIYKTEGLADASTQTDDNASKTRPPETCTRGVSTDDGSMEPENNEIHEVPVQPTNESAQLCRETVSPAPSSSSASSSGGRTDTLESLIRADINKLNSFRIIEGEEFRVPKTKLKPSNVLMQLISCGSISVKDHTFGLIPTYRPRFSHSKFPSPLFSTSLSLGDLDCLAENPRFTGLKLEDKEYFSGSLLETNMTKEPTLLKRSSSYNADRTNKELGDSVEDKEEKKAGTKCIPRSIKVSLNKQQARSESMKSPLSEGPRISSDRIGSSRTLTSDTSCGGSKRITEPSPGNRHSNRIDSFREEKDNVIKIEERLASGARVIIQSTGAFDNDEH, encoded by the exons ATGGATGGGAGAATGAAGAAGTACAGGCAATTGAGTCCAGACAGAGCAAAAGTTTGGACCGAAAAATCGCCTAAGTATCAACAGCAACAGCCACGGTTGACTAATGGAAAAGTGCCGGTAGTATACTATCTTAGTAGAAATCGACAGCTTGAACATCCTCATTTCATTGAAGTACCCTTGTCTTCCTCTGATGGTATCTACTTGAGAG ATGTAATTGAGAGGCTTAATGTTTTGAGAGGTCGAGGAATGGCTTCGTTATACTCATGGTCTTGCAAGAG AAGCTACAAGAATGGTTTCGtgtggcatgatctttgtgaagatGACCTTATTCTTCCTGCTCATGGTAATGAATATGTTCTAAAAGGCTCAGAGCTTTTCGATGAATCCGATGCAG GCCGCTTCAGTCCTGCTGCAAATGTTAGATTGTCAAACCAAAAGCTACTGCCAGAACCACAATCCTCTAGAAGCCAAGACGATACCTCGTCTTCTTCTAGCATGAATGAAAAAGGTATAAAGAATTCTCAAGACGATGAATCCCCACCTCCTGTTCAACAATCAGGTTCTTCAGCGGTATCTCCTCAGTCGTCCAGTGCTGATAAAAGCTCTTCATGGAACGGTTCATTAAGCTTGACAGAGTACAAGATCTATAAAACCGAAGGCCTAGCCGATGCTTCAACTCAGACCGATGACAATGCAAGCAAAACTAGACCTCCAGAGACTTGCACGAGAGGTGTTTCTACAGATGACGGGTCTATGGAGCCTGAAAATAATGAAATTCATGAGGTTCCGGTTCAACCAACAAATGAATCTGCACAGCTATGCCGGGAGACAGTATCGCCTGCTCCGTCCTCGTCAAGTGCATCGTCATCAGGTGGTAGAACAGATACCTTGGAATCCCTCATCAGAGCTGATATTAATAAGCTCAACAGCTTTAGAATAATTGAAGGGGAGGAGTTTCGGGTTCCAAAAACTAAGCTAAAGCCTTCAAATGTGCTGATGCAACTAATTTCTTGTGGATCGATTTCAGTAAAGGATCATACTTTTGGCCTTATTCCTACTTACAGGCCGAGATTTTCGCATTCAAAATTTCCGTCTCCTCTCTTCTCAACCTCTTTATCTTTAGGAGATCTTGATTGCCTGGCAGAGAATCCTAGGTTTACGGGTTTGAAGTTGGAAGATAAGGAATACTTTAGCGGCAGCTTACTTGAGACAAATATGACCAAGGAACCTACTCTTCTAAAGCGGTCGTCGTCCTACAATGCTGACAG GACAAATAAAGAACTAGGAGATTCAGTTGAAGACAAAGAGGAGAAAAAAGCAGGCACAAAGTGCATTCCACGTTCCATCAAGGTTTCCCTGAATAAGCAGCAGGCAAGAAGCGAGTCAATGAAATCTCCTCTTTCCGAAGGTCCTAGAATCTCATCGGATAGAATAGGCAGTTCACGGACCCTTACATCTGACACATCCTGTGGAGGAAGCAAGCGAATTACAGAGCCATCACCTGGCAATAGACACTCAAATAGAATAGACTCTTTCAGAGAGGAGAAAGACAATGTGATCAAAATTGAAGAA AGGCTTGCTTCAGGAGCTCGGGTTATAATACAGTCGACAGGAGCTTTTGACAACGATGAACATTAG
- the LOC132600478 gene encoding protein SOSEKI 3 isoform X2, which translates to MDGRMKKYRQLSPDRAKVWTEKSPKYQQQQPRLTNGKVPVVYYLSRNRQLEHPHFIEVPLSSSDGIYLRDVIERLNVLRGRGMASLYSWSCKRSYKNGFVWHDLCEDDLILPAHGNEYVLKGSELFDESDAGRFSPAANVRLSNQKLLPEPQSSRSQDDTSSSSSMNEKGIKNSQDDESPPPVQQSGSSAVSPQSSSADKSSSWNGSLSLTEYKIYKTEGLADASTQTDDNASKTRPPETCTRGVSTDDGSMEPENNEIHEVPVQPTNESAQLCRETVSPAPSSSSASSSGGRTDTLESLIRADINKLNSFRIIEGEEFRVPKTKLKPSNVLMQLISCGSISVKDHTFGLIPTYRPRFSHSKFPSPLFSTSLSLGDLDCLAENPRFTGLKLEDKEYFSGSLLETNMTKEPTLLKRSSSYNADRTNKELGDSVEDKEEKKAGTKCIPRSIKVSLNKQQARSESMKSPLSEGPRISSDRIGSSRTLTSDTSCGGSKRITEPSPGNRHSNRIDSFREEKDNVIKIEESLLQELGL; encoded by the exons ATGGATGGGAGAATGAAGAAGTACAGGCAATTGAGTCCAGACAGAGCAAAAGTTTGGACCGAAAAATCGCCTAAGTATCAACAGCAACAGCCACGGTTGACTAATGGAAAAGTGCCGGTAGTATACTATCTTAGTAGAAATCGACAGCTTGAACATCCTCATTTCATTGAAGTACCCTTGTCTTCCTCTGATGGTATCTACTTGAGAG ATGTAATTGAGAGGCTTAATGTTTTGAGAGGTCGAGGAATGGCTTCGTTATACTCATGGTCTTGCAAGAG AAGCTACAAGAATGGTTTCGtgtggcatgatctttgtgaagatGACCTTATTCTTCCTGCTCATGGTAATGAATATGTTCTAAAAGGCTCAGAGCTTTTCGATGAATCCGATGCAG GCCGCTTCAGTCCTGCTGCAAATGTTAGATTGTCAAACCAAAAGCTACTGCCAGAACCACAATCCTCTAGAAGCCAAGACGATACCTCGTCTTCTTCTAGCATGAATGAAAAAGGTATAAAGAATTCTCAAGACGATGAATCCCCACCTCCTGTTCAACAATCAGGTTCTTCAGCGGTATCTCCTCAGTCGTCCAGTGCTGATAAAAGCTCTTCATGGAACGGTTCATTAAGCTTGACAGAGTACAAGATCTATAAAACCGAAGGCCTAGCCGATGCTTCAACTCAGACCGATGACAATGCAAGCAAAACTAGACCTCCAGAGACTTGCACGAGAGGTGTTTCTACAGATGACGGGTCTATGGAGCCTGAAAATAATGAAATTCATGAGGTTCCGGTTCAACCAACAAATGAATCTGCACAGCTATGCCGGGAGACAGTATCGCCTGCTCCGTCCTCGTCAAGTGCATCGTCATCAGGTGGTAGAACAGATACCTTGGAATCCCTCATCAGAGCTGATATTAATAAGCTCAACAGCTTTAGAATAATTGAAGGGGAGGAGTTTCGGGTTCCAAAAACTAAGCTAAAGCCTTCAAATGTGCTGATGCAACTAATTTCTTGTGGATCGATTTCAGTAAAGGATCATACTTTTGGCCTTATTCCTACTTACAGGCCGAGATTTTCGCATTCAAAATTTCCGTCTCCTCTCTTCTCAACCTCTTTATCTTTAGGAGATCTTGATTGCCTGGCAGAGAATCCTAGGTTTACGGGTTTGAAGTTGGAAGATAAGGAATACTTTAGCGGCAGCTTACTTGAGACAAATATGACCAAGGAACCTACTCTTCTAAAGCGGTCGTCGTCCTACAATGCTGACAG GACAAATAAAGAACTAGGAGATTCAGTTGAAGACAAAGAGGAGAAAAAAGCAGGCACAAAGTGCATTCCACGTTCCATCAAGGTTTCCCTGAATAAGCAGCAGGCAAGAAGCGAGTCAATGAAATCTCCTCTTTCCGAAGGTCCTAGAATCTCATCGGATAGAATAGGCAGTTCACGGACCCTTACATCTGACACATCCTGTGGAGGAAGCAAGCGAATTACAGAGCCATCACCTGGCAATAGACACTCAAATAGAATAGACTCTTTCAGAGAGGAGAAAGACAATGTGATCAAAATTGAAGAAA GCTTGCTTCAGGAGCTCGGGTTATAA